Below is a window of bacterium DNA.
CCACGAATTCGCAGTCATAGGCCGAACAAGGGGATTTCCGGACGAGATTCATGATCTTTTGACTCGCGACGGCGTACTCCCGTCCGCGCAACTGCTCCTCCGCCTTCTCGACGATCTGGAGAGCCGTCTCGAAGGGTAATTTTCCGCGCCTGAGGAGACCCGCCATCACGTTCCGGAACTCCGATCTCCAAAGAACCGGCGAGCTCCATTCGGAATCCTCGGAGAGGACCCGCTCGGCTTGGAGCGTCAAATCCCCAGGAATCCAAAGATAGGCGATGACGTTGGTGTCGACGACGATCATGCACGTCCATGGTTCTTGAGGCGATTCAAGGCGGGTCCGGTCACCTTGCCTTTGAATTTGGCCCTGAGAGCGCGGGCACTGGACAAGAGAAGATCCGCGTCGATGCGTCCGGCCCCCA
It encodes the following:
- a CDS encoding type II toxin-antitoxin system VapC family toxin, with product MIVVDTNVIAYLWIPGDLTLQAERVLSEDSEWSSPVLWRSEFRNVMAGLLRRGKLPFETALQIVEKAEEQLRGREYAVASQKIMNLVRKSPCSAYDCEFVALAEELDVSLVTTDRKVIAAFPRIAVPLKEFRAE